Proteins co-encoded in one Bacillus infantis NRRL B-14911 genomic window:
- a CDS encoding NAD(P)H-dependent flavin oxidoreductase, whose protein sequence is MNRLTEILKIKYPIIQGGMGNISSSRLAAAVSNAGGLGTIGIGTMLPKEIEAKLLALRNLTSRPFAVNIPITVSPFAEEAMELAEKYGAAAVSLSAGNPAPYISRLKSKGIKTIAVTASVRQAEKAEASGADIISAEGYEAAGINSRLETTTLSLIPQICSRVNIPVAAAGGISDGRGMASVFMLGASGVQIGTRLIAVKEAPFHENYKNALLDASDASTIIVGRSAGQIRRILHTEYADFLLQKETENPSEYSLFTNEDYHKKGALEGDGVRGFMNAGQTAGLIADIPAVADLFKRMMEEAEEAIEKTAGQFKVFSKARQQ, encoded by the coding sequence TTGAATAGGTTGACGGAGATTTTAAAAATCAAGTATCCGATCATACAAGGAGGCATGGGAAATATCAGCAGCAGCCGGCTTGCAGCCGCGGTTTCCAATGCCGGAGGGCTTGGCACCATAGGGATAGGGACTATGCTCCCTAAAGAAATTGAAGCTAAGCTGCTTGCGCTGAGGAACCTGACAAGCAGGCCATTCGCTGTCAATATTCCCATCACCGTGTCCCCTTTTGCGGAAGAGGCAATGGAGCTTGCTGAAAAATACGGCGCAGCAGCTGTATCGCTTTCAGCTGGAAATCCCGCACCATATATAAGCCGGCTGAAGTCTAAAGGAATCAAAACCATTGCTGTCACTGCATCGGTCAGACAGGCTGAAAAGGCGGAAGCTTCAGGAGCGGACATTATTTCTGCTGAAGGCTATGAAGCAGCAGGCATCAATTCCAGGCTGGAAACGACAACGCTTTCTCTTATCCCCCAGATCTGCAGCAGGGTCAACATTCCGGTGGCGGCAGCAGGCGGGATCAGCGATGGAAGAGGAATGGCTTCTGTATTCATGCTAGGTGCAAGCGGCGTGCAGATCGGCACGCGCCTCATCGCAGTCAAAGAGGCACCTTTCCACGAAAATTACAAAAATGCTCTGCTTGATGCCAGCGATGCAAGCACGATCATAGTCGGCAGAAGTGCAGGGCAGATCCGAAGAATACTGCATACAGAGTATGCTGATTTTCTGCTTCAGAAAGAAACAGAAAATCCTTCTGAATACAGCTTATTTACTAATGAAGATTATCATAAAAAAGGAGCTCTTGAAGGAGATGGGGTGAGAGGGTTCATGAATGCCGGGCAGACCGCCGGGCTTATTGCAGATATTCCGGCGGTTGCCGATCTGTTTAAGCGGATGATGGAAGAGGCGGAAGAAGCTATCGAAAAAACAGCAGGCCAGTTTAAAGTTTTCAGTAAAGCCCGGCAGCAATAA
- a CDS encoding ABC transporter substrate-binding protein encodes MKKSIKAAFLLLAGSLLLSGCGSDEATGGNSKNGDKKIYQIGLTQFAEHPSLDAATEGFKKALEEAGFKEGDNVEYDFQNAQADMNNTQTIANNFAGDQVDLIFANATPSAVSALNATKDIPIVFTSVTDPVGAGLVKSFDEPGDNITGTTDNHPDATGKTIDFMTKEAGARKIGVIFNAGEQNSEVQVEKVKELAEKNGADVVEASVSTSAEVKQAAESLVGRADAIYVPTDNTVVSALESVIAVAQSKKIPLFVGELDSLKRGGVAASGFDYFEIGYQTGKMAADILKGDKKPSEIPVGLPENIKLVFNPKAAEEQGLEIKEEWKDLAEFYEE; translated from the coding sequence ATGAAAAAATCGATCAAAGCTGCTTTTTTACTGTTGGCAGGAAGCCTGCTCCTGTCTGGCTGCGGGAGCGATGAGGCTACAGGCGGTAATAGCAAAAATGGGGACAAGAAGATTTATCAGATCGGATTGACTCAATTTGCCGAGCATCCTTCACTGGATGCAGCAACTGAAGGCTTCAAAAAGGCGCTAGAGGAAGCAGGCTTCAAAGAAGGCGATAATGTTGAATATGACTTCCAGAATGCCCAGGCAGATATGAATAACACACAGACCATTGCCAATAATTTCGCGGGTGACCAGGTGGACCTCATTTTTGCCAATGCCACGCCAAGTGCGGTCAGTGCATTGAATGCGACAAAGGATATTCCCATTGTATTTACCTCAGTAACAGATCCTGTCGGTGCCGGGCTTGTGAAGTCATTTGATGAACCGGGCGATAATATCACCGGCACGACAGATAATCATCCTGATGCTACAGGAAAAACGATTGATTTCATGACAAAGGAAGCAGGTGCCAGGAAGATTGGCGTCATCTTTAACGCCGGAGAGCAGAACTCTGAAGTACAGGTTGAGAAAGTCAAAGAACTGGCAGAAAAAAATGGGGCCGATGTGGTAGAGGCGTCCGTCTCCACTTCCGCAGAAGTCAAGCAGGCTGCAGAGTCTTTAGTAGGAAGGGCAGATGCCATCTATGTCCCGACAGACAATACGGTCGTTTCCGCACTTGAATCGGTCATAGCTGTAGCACAAAGCAAAAAAATCCCTCTTTTTGTGGGTGAGCTCGATTCCCTTAAGCGGGGCGGGGTAGCGGCAAGCGGGTTTGATTACTTCGAGATTGGCTATCAGACTGGCAAAATGGCCGCAGACATCCTCAAGGGAGATAAGAAGCCAAGTGAAATCCCGGTAGGACTGCCTGAAAATATCAAACTCGTGTTCAATCCAAAAGCTGCGGAAGAACAAGGACTTGAGATCAAGGAAGAATGGAAGGATCTAGCCGAGTTTTATGAAGAATAG